Genomic DNA from Campylobacter concisus:
TAGTTTTTTAAGTGCATTATCGCCACTTAGCCTATCTATTTCCAGCTCATCATATATATTATAAGGTGCCGTTGGAGCTAGCTTTCCGCTTTCTAAAATTTCATAAATTTTCTCTTCAAGCCTTACTTTTAGTTTGCTTATATCAACACCCTTTTTTGTATAGACGCCATCATTTTTAGAAATCAAGTTTATACTTTCAAGCTCATCAAGTGCTTTTTGAGCCAAATTTTGACTAGCCCAAGCAAGCTTTAAGCTTATACTTTGAGCTGAGAAAACGGCAAATTCGTTCTTTTCTATCATAAATTTAACCACAGACTTTATCCGCTCAACCGCGCTTAGATCGTAGATATTTAAAGCCTTTTCATCGACAAAGACGTTTGAGACTTTTTTAGCCACATTTACGGCCTCTTCGTGACTTAGTCCAAATCTTTGATAAGAAGAGATTATGCCAAAGCCATTTTTGTGGGCTTCTTTAAGTATAGAAAATGCCCCAATGAAATCATGCTTTAAAAGTGCAGCCAAAAAGAGAATTTTGCCAGCCTTTTTTAGTGGCTCAAGCACAGGATTTAGCACTCTGCCACCGCCTATCACGCGTGCATCTGAGATAAGCACAAATGCCTCGTCAAATTTCAAAAACATATCGCTTTGAAATTTAAAAGTAACAAAGTAGCAATCATCTTTTTGGCTAAGGATTAGCACCTTTGCAGGCACATTTTTAGCTCCTACGCAAAAGGTTACGCTTTGCGAGTGAATGAGATTTTTAGCAGTTACGACCGCATCAACCTCTCTAAATCCTCTAAAATAGCCTTTTTTACTAAGTAACTGCCCTTTTTTTAACTCATTAAGCTCAATTCCTGTCAAATTTAGCGCCACACGGCTGCTAACCCCTGCATTATCTACAAATTTATCATGGCTTTGCACGCTTCTTACTAGCACCTCTTTACCAGCGTCGTAGTTAAAAAGCTTCTCATTTTTACTAACGCTTCCCTCTATAACGGTGCCAGTTACAACATTTCCGATGCCTTTTAGGCTAAAAACCCTATCGATGTAGTATCTAAAAACGCCGTCTTCATCGCGCTTTTTAGCTCTTAGCGTAAAGAGGTAGTTTCTAAGCTCGTCAATGCTTGCCTTATCCTTTATACTAACGGCAAAAATTTCTAAAATTTGCAGGTTTTTAAATTTAGAAATTTCATCTCTTATCTCTTTTTTTCTTAAATTTATAGTCGCTTCATCTACGAGGTCACACTTTGTAAGTGCCACGATCAAAGACTTCACACCAAGAAGATTTAAAATTTCAAGGTGCTCCAAGCTTTGAGGCATAAGGCCGTCATTTGCCGCCACTACAAATAAGCACGCGTCAAAGCCATACGCACCACTTATCATCGTTTTTATGAGATTTTCATGCCCTGGCACGTCGATAAATGCGATATTTTCATCATTTTTACTTAAATTTGAAAAGCTTAGATCGATCGTTATGCCACGCTTTTTCTCCTCTTCAAGATTGTCCCCCTCAAAGCCGTTTAGTTCCTTTATAAGCGCGGTTTTTCCGTGGTCGATATGCCCTGCTGTTCCTATTATTAAACTCATTTTTCTTCCGTTTCATTTATTATTTTTATTAGTTCATTTACATCGTCATCTAAAAGCGTTCTTAAATCAAGCAAAAATTTATCATTTTCTATGCGGCCGATCACCTTTTTTTGCCTAAATTTCTGCTCATTTAAAACCGCATCTCCACTAACCGCCAAAGCCACGCTTGGAATTTTTTTATTTGGCATCGCACCGCCTCCCACAAAGGTTTGTGTGTGAACTATCTCAATCGGAGTTTTTAAATTTTTATTTATAAAATTTGCTAAGCTTTCAAGCTCTTTTACGCTTTTGTGAAGCAGTTTTTGTGTTGTGATTAGCTCAAATTCTTTATTTAAATAAGCTTTCATACTCTCAGCCAAAAGCGAGATAATCACTTTATCTACGCGAAGCATTCTTAAAAGCTGGTTTTTTCTAAGTTTTGCGATGAGCTCTTTTTTGCCAATAATGATGCCGCACTGCACCGCACCAAGCAGCTTATCACCGCTAAAACTAACTAGCGAAACATCTTTTAAATTTTTTAGATCTGGCTCATTTTTGTCTAAGTTAAACGGCAAATTTCCATAAAATCCACTGCCAAGATCAAAATAATCTATCAAATTTTGCTCACATGCCAATTTACTTAGTTCATTTGCTGTAACCTCTTCGCTAAAGCCCACGATGTCGAAATTTGAGCGATGAACCTTTACAAGCATCGCCGTATTTTCGCTAATCGCCTCTTCGTAGTCTTTTAGCTTAGTTTTGTTTGTCGTGCCAACCTCTTTCAAAAAGCAGCCCGCATTTGCCATAACTTCTGGCACTCTAAAACTACCGCCGATCTCGACTAGTTCGCCTCTACTAACGACGACTTCCTTGCCCTTTGCAAAGGTGTTTAACACCAAAAATACAGCACTTGCGTTATTATTTACGACGATAGCGTCCTCAAAACCAAATGCTCTTGCGATCATCTCACCGATATAGTCATATCTGTTGCCGCGGCTGCCTGTTTTTAGGTTGTATTCAAGGTTTGAATACCCTGTGATTACCGGAGTTGCACGGCTTAAAATTTCTTTATCTATGACGCTTCTAGCAAGGTTTGTGTGAATGGTCACACCGGTTA
This window encodes:
- the selB gene encoding selenocysteine-specific translation elongation factor, producing the protein MSLIIGTAGHIDHGKTALIKELNGFEGDNLEEEKKRGITIDLSFSNLSKNDENIAFIDVPGHENLIKTMISGAYGFDACLFVVAANDGLMPQSLEHLEILNLLGVKSLIVALTKCDLVDEATINLRKKEIRDEISKFKNLQILEIFAVSIKDKASIDELRNYLFTLRAKKRDEDGVFRYYIDRVFSLKGIGNVVTGTVIEGSVSKNEKLFNYDAGKEVLVRSVQSHDKFVDNAGVSSRVALNLTGIELNELKKGQLLSKKGYFRGFREVDAVVTAKNLIHSQSVTFCVGAKNVPAKVLILSQKDDCYFVTFKFQSDMFLKFDEAFVLISDARVIGGGRVLNPVLEPLKKAGKILFLAALLKHDFIGAFSILKEAHKNGFGIISSYQRFGLSHEEAVNVAKKVSNVFVDEKALNIYDLSAVERIKSVVKFMIEKNEFAVFSAQSISLKLAWASQNLAQKALDELESINLISKNDGVYTKKGVDISKLKVRLEEKIYEILESGKLAPTAPYNIYDELEIDRLSGDNALKKLTAMGRVVRLEHNLFITRNSLKMALDKLREIIKNQGFVNVTNAKDALNLSRKYVIAYLEQLDLESDIIKQGNDRVFRG
- the selA gene encoding L-seryl-tRNA(Sec) selenium transferase produces the protein MSDLRDIPQVDKIIKNEAFSGFDINLVTLLARQILNEVRAKILNENANFALQEIIDLILNEYHKFNESSLQRVLNLTGVTIHTNLARSVIDKEILSRATPVITGYSNLEYNLKTGSRGNRYDYIGEMIARAFGFEDAIVVNNNASAVFLVLNTFAKGKEVVVSRGELVEIGGSFRVPEVMANAGCFLKEVGTTNKTKLKDYEEAISENTAMLVKVHRSNFDIVGFSEEVTANELSKLACEQNLIDYFDLGSGFYGNLPFNLDKNEPDLKNLKDVSLVSFSGDKLLGAVQCGIIIGKKELIAKLRKNQLLRMLRVDKVIISLLAESMKAYLNKEFELITTQKLLHKSVKELESLANFINKNLKTPIEIVHTQTFVGGGAMPNKKIPSVALAVSGDAVLNEQKFRQKKVIGRIENDKFLLDLRTLLDDDVNELIKIINETEEK